In one Dermatophilaceae bacterium Sec6.4 genomic region, the following are encoded:
- a CDS encoding xanthine dehydrogenase family protein subunit M translates to MIPAQFDYAAPTTVQEVLDLLAEHGDDAKVLAGGQSLLPVLRMRLNAPEMVVDLGRIDALRGIREDGDSLVIGAMTTHSTVGSDPLVAEHAALITKAVHHLADPQVRHRGTFGGALAHADPAGDLGAPARALGAEFVIAGPDGTRTVSADEFFVDLFETAVQEGELLTEVRIPKHTGWGAHYEKFVRVAHQWPIVAVAATVRVEGGIIVEAGVGLTNMGSTPLRARSVEQALIGQPPTDEAVRAAVRSVTDGTNPPSDLNGDADYRSHLAGVLTRRAVLAAAAG, encoded by the coding sequence ATGATCCCGGCACAGTTCGACTACGCAGCACCGACGACAGTGCAGGAGGTGCTCGATCTCCTCGCGGAACACGGCGACGACGCCAAAGTGCTCGCGGGCGGGCAGTCCCTGCTCCCGGTGCTGCGGATGCGTCTCAACGCACCGGAGATGGTCGTGGACCTCGGCCGGATCGACGCGCTCCGAGGGATCCGCGAGGACGGTGACTCGCTGGTCATCGGCGCGATGACGACCCACTCCACCGTCGGCAGCGATCCGCTGGTTGCTGAGCATGCGGCCCTGATCACCAAGGCCGTTCACCACCTCGCCGATCCGCAGGTACGTCACCGGGGCACCTTCGGCGGTGCCCTCGCGCACGCCGACCCCGCGGGCGACCTCGGTGCGCCTGCCCGGGCACTGGGCGCCGAATTCGTGATCGCCGGCCCCGATGGCACCCGCACTGTGTCGGCGGACGAGTTCTTCGTGGACCTGTTCGAAACCGCGGTGCAGGAAGGCGAACTACTGACCGAGGTTCGCATCCCCAAGCACACCGGGTGGGGCGCGCACTACGAGAAGTTCGTCCGGGTCGCGCACCAGTGGCCGATCGTCGCGGTGGCCGCGACCGTCCGGGTCGAGGGCGGCATCATCGTCGAAGCGGGCGTCGGCTTGACCAATATGGGCTCTACGCCACTGCGGGCGCGATCGGTGGAGCAGGCGCTCATCGGGCAACCGCCGACCGATGAAGCCGTCCGCGCTGCGGTCCGTTCGGTGACCGATGGCACCAATCCGCCCTCGGACCTGAACGGTGACGCCGACTACCGCAGTCACCTCGCCGGGGTCCTTACCCGGCGTGCGGTCCTGGCCGCAGCCGCAGGATGA
- a CDS encoding SRPBCC family protein translates to MELTHEFTVPAPIQQTWDALNDIESVALCFPGAVVTSVDGDSFAGSCKVKLGPVALVYNGSGTFVEKDVSTHTMKVEAKGKDKRGNGTAGAHVGVAMFDTGGQTRVEIVTDLAITGKPAQFGRGVMQEVSNKLLRQFVECLQTKVGIETAPTEDAKPIAGMVPAGSAPQGAPGGPDTAPSAVSAPHASRGGEAEQNDALDLGGAVLPVLAKAYWKPALAAAAVIGVIVYLASRGRSV, encoded by the coding sequence ATGGAGCTGACGCACGAATTCACCGTCCCGGCGCCGATCCAGCAGACCTGGGACGCCCTGAACGACATCGAGTCGGTGGCGTTGTGCTTCCCCGGCGCCGTGGTCACCTCGGTCGACGGCGACAGCTTTGCAGGCTCCTGCAAAGTGAAGCTCGGGCCCGTCGCACTGGTTTACAACGGCTCGGGCACTTTCGTCGAGAAGGACGTGTCCACGCACACGATGAAGGTCGAGGCCAAGGGCAAGGACAAACGGGGAAACGGTACAGCGGGTGCCCACGTAGGGGTCGCGATGTTCGACACGGGTGGGCAGACCCGCGTCGAGATCGTGACCGACCTGGCGATCACGGGAAAGCCGGCTCAGTTCGGCCGCGGGGTGATGCAGGAGGTATCGAACAAGCTGCTGCGTCAGTTCGTCGAGTGTCTACAGACAAAGGTAGGTATAGAAACAGCGCCGACCGAGGACGCGAAGCCCATTGCGGGCATGGTGCCCGCAGGCTCGGCACCGCAGGGGGCGCCCGGCGGCCCGGACACTGCGCCGTCTGCGGTCTCGGCGCCGCATGCGTCGCGTGGTGGCGAGGCTGAGCAGAACGATGCCCTGGATCTCGGCGGCGCTGTGCTGCCGGTATTGGCGAAGGCCTACTGGAAGCCCGCCCTGGCCGCCGCCGCAGTCATCGGGGTGATCGTCTATCTGGCTTCTCGTGGCCGCTCGGTATAG
- a CDS encoding alpha/beta fold hydrolase, producing MHKAIVRTATASAGVAGLAGVVVAGLGSYFVRQILTPATASQDESIIEVTRDTILLKRTAAAVAPGRYSLFWDKMAGHARVGEVLQTDDRAVLRELLGVDFGQLRPGRARLAGYFYPAPSQQDGTALSDVSLDGPLGPIPAWCSDEGEASNHPDVWAILVHGRGATRAETLRAVPPLRRIGVRILAPSYRNDSDAPPSPDGRYHLGLSEWRDIEAAMAYAVERGAQRIILFGWSMGGAIVLQLLAHSAYADRVVAVVLDAPVVSWRQVIDFHAGVHKVPLALSHTGQRLIGKSWSKSFGGVSMPLPIPQTDWIARADDLHVPTLLIHSEDDDFVPYGPSADLARARPDVIQFESWSGALHCREWNVDSHRWDGVVGDFLAARLADSTPVIDPVT from the coding sequence GTGCACAAAGCCATCGTCAGAACAGCCACCGCCAGTGCCGGAGTGGCCGGACTCGCGGGTGTCGTCGTGGCCGGTCTGGGCAGCTATTTCGTTCGTCAGATCCTGACTCCCGCGACGGCATCGCAGGACGAGTCGATCATCGAAGTAACACGCGACACGATCCTGCTGAAACGCACGGCGGCGGCAGTGGCGCCTGGCCGGTACAGCTTGTTCTGGGACAAAATGGCCGGACACGCGAGGGTCGGTGAGGTCCTACAGACTGATGACCGCGCGGTGCTGCGTGAGTTGCTGGGCGTCGATTTCGGGCAGCTTCGGCCGGGGCGAGCACGACTCGCCGGCTATTTCTACCCCGCACCGTCTCAGCAGGACGGCACCGCGCTGAGCGATGTCAGCCTCGATGGGCCCCTGGGGCCGATCCCGGCATGGTGCAGCGACGAGGGTGAGGCGAGCAACCACCCGGACGTCTGGGCGATTCTGGTGCACGGGCGCGGTGCGACGCGTGCCGAGACGCTACGAGCCGTACCTCCGCTGCGCAGGATCGGGGTGCGCATCCTGGCGCCCAGTTACCGAAATGACAGCGACGCGCCGCCCAGCCCGGACGGGCGGTACCACCTCGGCTTGTCCGAGTGGCGCGATATCGAAGCCGCGATGGCTTACGCCGTGGAGCGAGGCGCGCAGCGGATCATCTTGTTCGGATGGTCGATGGGTGGTGCGATCGTATTGCAGTTGCTGGCGCACTCCGCCTATGCCGACCGGGTCGTGGCTGTGGTTCTGGATGCTCCCGTGGTCAGCTGGCGGCAGGTCATCGATTTCCACGCAGGCGTGCACAAGGTGCCACTTGCACTCAGCCATACCGGACAGCGACTGATCGGCAAATCCTGGAGCAAGTCGTTCGGTGGGGTGAGTATGCCGCTGCCCATCCCGCAGACCGACTGGATCGCGCGCGCCGACGACCTGCACGTGCCGACCCTGCTCATCCACTCCGAGGACGACGACTTCGTGCCCTACGGTCCATCCGCCGACCTGGCACGCGCGCGACCGGACGTCATCCAGTTCGAGTCGTGGTCCGGTGCATTGCACTGCCGCGAGTGGAACGTCGATTCCCACCGTTGGGATGGGGTCGTCGGTGACTTCCTGGCAGCACGCCTCGCCGATTCGACACCCGTCATCGACCCGGTTACCTGA